CTGAGTTTGCATTGTCCTTCAACGGATGGCGTCTATACTGATATTGGATCCCAGAAAGGGTTATTTTTCACAAACACCACACGTCATGTTCACCAAATGCACTCGGGCTCATTACATGCACAGATAAATACGAAGGACAGGAAATGTATCTGTGAGCTTTTTGCATTCAGTGCACAAACCAGCCTCACACATGAACGGAGGTGTCAGTTGATGTCGCGAACCGAGACAGCAGTCAGCACATTCATGttctaaaaaaaactgaaaaaaaaacaccttgttAGCTTCTCTTGCTGTTTTTCCAGTTCATCAGGGACATCTTGCTAATGTGTGAAGAAACAGTGTGACTGAATGCTACGCCCAGTCTCGCCACACCGTTGTTAGAGCGAGAGAAGAGAGAGGAACACCTTTAgttttgtgtgaatgtgtttgtttggaTCCTTAGATTGGGATTTGTCATTGACCCATCTGTCCCATTACGTAGCACACAGGAAGTGACCCGTTTGCTTCATCATTactcacaaacacatacacacaaactgCCATTACTCACCTCTGAGGCCTCCATAGAGCAGTGTGCAGTCTGATACAGCAGCACACTGTACCGGGTATTTGTACACTTTTTGTCAGCAAAAACCATGTGCTTcaacaaaatgttgtttttgagaTGTCATTAAATCTATATAAAAATTTGGGGGCTTTTAGTCCATGTTTATTAGTTTTGAGGTTATGCGACTGGACTCCTAAAAGTTTACTGAGGAATcttatgaaaaacaaaaaaacaacgtaattatgtggaaaaacatgcactactgttcaaaggtttggggttggtaagatatttcaaaaatgttattaaaggTCTCTCACCAAGGccgcattttttaaaataaaaatacagtaaaatcagaaatattttaaaaatatttgtacaatttacaataactgattaacttttttatatatattttaaaatgtattttactgctgtgatcaaagctgtattttcagcataatcattactccagtcttcagtgtcacatgatccttcagaaatcattctaatatgctgatttgctaaaaagaaacatttcttcttatcagTTTTGAggataacatatatatatatatatatatatatatatatatatatatatatatatatatttttttttttcagaattgtttgatgaatagagagttcaaagaacagtgtttatttaaatagaaatgatTTGTAATAGTAACAGCAATTTGTAATTGTAATAGTAATTTGTAAAAGCCTATCGATCAATTTGTGGACTGAGAAAATTACTTTCTACTTGATCACAGATGACTTCTTCAAAGAACAAGAGCAAACAGgacctttgtgtgtgtgtgtgtgtgtgtgtgtgtgtatgagcaCATGAAGAACTGCAAGCTGGTATAGACAGCactttctgtggaacacaaaaggagatattgtttaaagtttccacaaaataataGTGCTgctaatatgtatgtatgtatgcatgtatttcatttttatttatttatttatttacttaagaGTTAGCTACCTTCTGGGTCTTCTATCAGCAGTCTTGTCCTTCAAAGTAGCTCATGTCTTGACCAGAAACATGCACGTGCGCTGTAGCCTATATGACTCACAGGACGCGTGCATTATTGATATGCATGTAGAGTTATTGCTCACGACTATTGCACTGTGAGTCACGCCACACAACAGCTCTGTGGGAAGTGGCATGTCAAGCAGAAAGCTGTCAGTCAATCCCTGCAGTTTATAACTGATGCCAGTGACACAGGCTAAGGAAATCAGAGTCTCAAATGcatgtaatataaatatgaatatcgCACATTCAAACTGAGAGCAGCATCTGTTGGGCTGTAGGTGCACACCAACTGTGCTACAACAACGTTCATTCGGTGACTAGTAAACAATCCAATTTAATAGAGCTGGGCCGCCATCTAGTGGTGGGAATATAGTATGACAACTTTTGGCACTAGTGCCCACCTTTTTTCGCAAAGCAGAAGCAAGCAGGTAAATAactattagatttttttctcttttcttttccgCCGTTGTTAACCTTAAGTTCCAGCTGTAAATTCAGTtcatacaatgtgtttaaacCAATAAAGGTATAAACCAATAAACATTTTGAGATCATGCACTCCAGACAAACGTCTTCTTTGGaaattataaaaacacatgGTTTATTAACACAAACCCAAAAACATATAGCCATGGGCTATGAGCCCAAATCATGTTTACTCATTTCATAACAAGAACATGTTGTGTTGACATTACAATTGATGTAATCTAAGAAAACGTTAATTAACTCTACACCATCAAAAATGTGACACAAaggctaaaaaaagaaaaagaaaaaagaggaacaattaaaatgtaactgTAAAACTGTTTTTACATGTCTTTCTCCTCAGAACTCACTCCGTCCACAGGACGTCAAATTGCAGGAACAGGAACTGTCTCTTCAAAACTCACTAGCCAATGAGAAACCAGCTTCCACAGGTACGCACTTTCACAAGTGAAACTAAAACCGGAAACGTGACAACATGGCCTGACAACAGGAGGTAAAACGGCTTTTAAAAAGCTTTACAGGTATTTattgttgtatatatatatatacatattataataaaatatatttatatattgttgaATAATTTAACTCGCATAAACAAGAAGAGGTTTGTTTGCATctctttattgttttttatgtttattgctTATTTAGCCATAGTGAcacttttttctttcaaaatatatctatttttttctaatatatCTAGTGAGTTATTCAGTATCAACACAACTTTCATCACCTTAGGTGTATTCCTTATGtttttataaagtttttttttcataaaaaaaataaaaaacttcatttgatTTGAGCAAttattcttcattctttcaGTATCACAAAAAACTATTGTCTGCAGAACATGGGAAAGTGTGAAATGGCCTTATTTGGTAATTTGTGTGTAGAGTGTGAGGAAATGCATTTGATTGTATTTTGCTGGATAGCTTGATCATGCTACAAAAAAGGATTATCAGTCACTCTGACTGACTATGAGTGAGACTGCAGGTACAGGATCTAATATAGAGATGTACAGTATACAGATGtacatgtaataaaaatatacataacatCTTCCACACCATGAAATGACAGAAAAGGGTTTAAATGTCACAATAGCCTTTAATTGGAAGAAGCCAGTCTTCCTGATTCTGTGTCTCATTTATGTTTCTAGAGACGGGTCTGAAATCATGGATATGGAGGAGAGCACTCCTACTAAAGAGCACCGCTATGACGGGAGAGAGGAGGGAGGTGCACCATGTCCCAGCTGTGTGTCTACAAATTCATTTGATCGACACATTGATTTCAAAAATGAAGCTGTGAATCCTGAAGCCATGTGAGATACATTTTACAGAACTGGAGACAAAAACACCAAACAACAGATAGGACTAAGAAACAAAATGATTGCTTTATCTGTGTCTAGGAGAAAGAGAGGTTTTCTTATTCCAACGCACAATAGAGTGGATGTCTGTTACAAACATTCAATATTAGgtaaacatattttttacaataaaagaTTTTGgatacaattattaaattactgCTTTGGCTAAGGCCATGCACATGCACAGATAGACCCCAAGTGTTGGCCTTTGACTAGATTAGATGACACAGCCTTCACAATGAATGACACAGTGACAGCCAACACATTTAACACACGCAGCATCCTCATCTTCCTGATCGGTCTTCATTGGTGACAGCCAGATTGCAATGTGTTTGTCACTGCTatgaaattaaatcattaataaaaCCGCCAGCCTATCTTAGGCAGTAGTCCTCCATCAAGCATAACAACAAGCAAGCTGGTGTAAAACAGCTTCACGTAAGGTTGGAAATGCcaccaaaatgaataaaaatgcgtacaaaattcaagatattaatTGCAACTGTATGAgtgcttgttttttgttttttacgtGTCTAGAAAGACTACAAATTCAGTGGATCAAGCAGTGACCCCTGGAGCCATGTGAGATTTTTGCCTGAATTGGACAAAGAATACATGcatattagagataaaatttgcagtatatatttacagtatgtggCGTACGAGCATGGTATGCTCTTAAAAATacaggtgcttcacgatgctatggaagaacctttaacatctgaagaacctttctgtttcacaaaagggtCTTTgttggcgaaagaaggttcttcagattataaaaagacaggagagagatggttctttgtggaaccaaaaatggttcttctatggcatcgcagtgaagaaccttttaaacaCCTTTGTTCTGTTTGACGTTAAGTGTAGACGAAATATTCTAATTGCTTTCCTTGTTGATGTTTCTGCAGTGGGAACAATGAAGTTTCTGGAGACCTGCAGGATTCTTACCAAGCAGTGGATGATGCCATCAAAACCACTCACAAAACCAGAATGAAGAACAAGTATGAGCGCTTATTTGAGGGAATCAAACTACAAGAGAATCAAACCCTCCTGAACAGCATCTACACACAGCTCTATATcatagagggagagagagaaggggtgAATGAAGAACATGAGGTGCTACAGATGGAGAAAACAGCCAGAACACAAGACACTCCAATCTACTGCAATGACATCTTTAAACTTTTACCTAAACCAGGATGTGAGGAGGAAGACAAAATCAAGACTGTTCTTACTaaaggcatcgctggaattgGAAAAAccgtctctgtgcagaagttcataCTGGACTGGGCCGAGGGAAAAGCCAATCAGGATGTAGATTTCATGTTTGTGCTTCCATTTCGAGAGCTGAACTTGATTAAAGATCACCAGTACAGTCTTCACAGACTTCTGCTGGACTTTCATCCTGAACTTCAAGATCTGGACTCAAAGATTTATGAAGAATGTAAAGttgtgttcatctttgatggtctggatgaaagcAGAATCTCACTGATGTTTTCAGACGATGATAAAGTTTCTGATATAAATGAGACTTCATCAGTGGGTGTGTTGATGTCAAACCTCATCAGAGGAGatctgcttccctctgctctcgtttggatcacctccagaccagcagcagccaatGAGATACCCTCAAAATACATCAACCGTCTGACAACAGTTCAGGGATTCAATGACCCTCAGAAGGAGGAATATTTCAGGAAGAGAGTCAGTGATGAGCATCAAGCCAAcagaatcatctcacacattAGAAAATCAAGAAGCCTccacatcatgtgccacatACCCGTCTTCTGTTGGGTCTCATCCACTGTGCTTCAAAACCTCCTGAAACAAAATACCAATGCAAAAATCCCtcaaactctgactgaaatgtaCATCCACTTCCTGCTCATTCAGATAAACATGAGGAATCAGAAGTATGAAGGCAGCGATCCGGAGAAACTCCTGCAGTCCAACAGAGAAGTGATTGTGAAACTTGCTGAAGTGGCTTACAATCAGCTAATGAAGGGCAATGTGATGTTCTATGAGGAGGACCTGATTGAGAGCGGCATAGATGTCACTGAAGCATCAGTGTATTCTGGGATTTGCTCAGAGATATTTAAGGAGGAATCTGTAATTCATCAGAGGAAAGTCTACAGCTTAATTCATCTCAGCTTTCAGGAGTTTCTGGCAGCTCTCTATGTGTTTCACTGtcacataaacaacaaaaaggaAGTACTGAAGTCATTTTACAAATCTGAGCAAATGTCATTGTACATGCTGCTCAAAGGCGCAATTGATAAATCATTGCAGGCCGGACGCTTTGATCTTTTTCTCCGCTTCCTGCTGGGCATCTCACTGGGGTCCCATCAGATACTTTTAAAGGATCTACTAAAATACACAGAGAGGAATGGAGGGGCCATTTATTTTGTCACAACATATATTACAGATAAAATTATTGGCGATGAACAACTCTCAGCTGATAAATCTATCAATCTCTTCCTCTGTCTGCTGGAACTGAATAATCAGAAACTCTACAAAGAGATTCAGGGATTTGTGAATTCAGACAAACTCTCATGGACGaaactttctctccctcactgctcAGCCATAGCCTACATGCTACAGATGTCAGATGAGGTGCTGGATGAACTGAACCCCATGAAATTCAACACATCAGATGAAGGGAGAAGAAGACTGATACCAGCTGTGAGGAACTGCAGCAAAGCCCTGTAAATTTTTGGCATTTGCCATTTTGTATTAAGAGAAGTAAACAATGAGTTGTAATCTTAATATAATCACAGTTTATTGCCCATGTCTTTTAATACTTTCTTGGCCCTGTTTACACTTGGTATGAAGATGTTTTTTCATCAATCTGAACACAAATGGACTACACTAAATACAGCTGTGAATGGggtcaaaaacatttttgagctTGTCCACTTTTGGCCACTTCCAGTTGTAAACATATTCGACCAATGCGTTCAAACAGCCACTAAATTTCACCTACTCTCCGCTGATGGAGCTAATTCATTAACATTATCATGTTCATTTCCTATCCATTAACCGACAAAATtagaattataaattaaatttaaattagaatAGATGAGtgtatgtgatttttatttttagagggTTAGTTTTGCATGTGTGCaggagaaaatttagaaaagcagaataaaatgataaatgataagaataaaataaacaggtCTATGTTAGAGTTACATaattaacaaattaacaaaacaaaagaaaaaaaaagaacaactctgtttcatttcattgtttatGGCCACACCAAAAGTTTAAGGAAACCGAGATGGCTGAAGGTgcatcctgtttgttttctttacttTTCAAAGGCACAGTTTTGTTCTTATTGTGagtatatataaatgaaagtaaacttttagtaaatcaaaatattttttttccctgttgtGAAAAGGACAATATCCGTGATCACGCTGGAGCCTCTTGtgcaaacaaataatttatgttGTTTATAACGAATGCAATTACactttctgttttattttataattgtatatatattttgaactaTAATTTTATAGATACTTACATTTTCTGATTTGTATCTTATTCTTTTCTGAACACTGGTAAAATTCAAAGTATTTGCTGACAATTTATAGGTgactaatgttttgttttttttctcagcacAATTTTGACTCATATGTGTTCagcaatcattttaaaaatatctttaaaaaaaaaaaacggcattTGGCTTATAAATTGCATGAGCTTATTTCACAACATTAGATTGAAAGTTCAGAAAAAGCCCTCATTCACTGGCACATACACCCTTCCTTCAAAAGAAATCAGGACAGAAGTGGTCGAAAGTGAACAGAAGAGACGGATTAAAACACCAGGTGTGAATGGGAATCTGTCTCCCTTGTCAACTTGTGATTCGATCAACCAAAATGCATCttaataccaggtgtaaacagggcaCTAGAGAGATCAACTATGATTGTGATAAATAGTGCTTTGAAATGTGTAGGACAGTTGTTAACATTGAGATTGTGGTATTATGCAAAGTGGTAATTAAccatttattgttgtttttagatTGTCAGGTTGTAAACTCACTGATCAGTGTCGTGAATATGTGGCTACAGCACTACAAATAAATTCCTCTCTGAAAGAGCTTGACCTGAGTAACAATGTCCTAAAAGATTCTGGAGGGAAGCTGCTCTTTGATGCACTGAAGAGTCCAAACTGTCAACTAAAAATATTGAGGTTTGTTTGTCAGAttcttttgtatatttatttttattacctttttttttcacacGGTATATAGAGTGAATATGTTGGATAAAAGTGGAACGTCACATCCACagtttctaataatattacagcATCATTTAACAGTGCAATGTAAAGTAAAAACCTTTGCAATGTCACAGATCAAGTATAATATCCAATAAATTTGTACCACTTTAGGAGCATATTTGACTGAAAGTCACACTGCTCACTAAAACTCTTATTCATTCTTTTGCAATGTTTTGTAAAGCATCAAATGCATTGTAAATGTGGTGTGAACATAAAGGtctattatttaatcatttgatCTTCTCTTTAGATTGTCCATCTGCCATTTAACTGATCagtgttgtgaaaacctggcttCTGCTCTACAATCATCAAAGTCCTGTCTAAAGGAGCTGgacctgagtaacaatgacttgaaagattcaggagtgaagctgctctcGGATGCACTGAAGAGTCCAAACTGTCAACTGGAGAAGCTGaggtaatttaaataaatcattcattcattcattcattcattcattcattcgttcctAAGATGTCTGTCATTGTAGATTATCTGGCTGTATGGTGACAAAGGAAGGTTGCTCTcatctggcttcagctctgaatTCAAACCTTTTtttgagagagctggatctgagctacaatcaccCTGGAGATTCAGTGCTCATAGCTAGACAGACGGATCCAAACTGCAAACTGGAACAACTCTGGTATGATGGAATCTAGATATGTTTGCATGGaaactttttaatcaaatgtagTCTTATATGATTTCATTCATGAACTCTAAGGGACTGAGCTGATGTGTTTATGTTGATGTGTCCACAagcaaaatatacataaaatagaTTTTCTGAGAATGTGACTCCAGTAGAAGAAAACAATCcaattaaacatttacataGCCAGTGTTTTTATGTTAAAGCTTGGGTAGGCAGTTTTTGCGCTACTAGTGTCACAGCGCTACAGCGgaactacaaaaataaatcatgtttaCCTACAACCTTTGCAAA
The sequence above is a segment of the Onychostoma macrolepis isolate SWU-2019 chromosome 22, ASM1243209v1, whole genome shotgun sequence genome. Coding sequences within it:
- the LOC131530593 gene encoding NACHT, LRR and PYD domains-containing protein 3-like isoform X2, producing the protein MDMEESTPTKEHRYDGREEGGAPCPSCVSTNSFDRHIDFKNEAVNPEAIKTTNSVDQAVTPGAIGNNEVSGDLQDSYQAVDDAIKTTHKTRMKNKYERLFEGIKLQENQTLLNSIYTQLYIIEGEREGVNEEHEVLQMEKTARTQDTPIYCNDIFKLLPKPGCEEEDKIKTVLTKGIAGIGKTVSVQKFILDWAEGKANQDVDFMFVLPFRELNLIKDHQYSLHRLLLDFHPELQDLDSKIYEECKVVFIFDGLDESRISLMFSDDDKVSDINETSSVGVLMSNLIRGDLLPSALVWITSRPAAANEIPSKYINRLTTVQGFNDPQKEEYFRKRVSDEHQANRIISHIRKSRSLHIMCHIPVFCWVSSTVLQNLLKQNTNAKIPQTLTEMYIHFLLIQINMRNQKYEGSDPEKLLQSNREVIVKLAEVAYNQLMKGNVMFYEEDLIESGIDVTEASVYSGICSEIFKEESVIHQRKVYSLIHLSFQEFLAALYVFHCHINNKKEVLKSFYKSEQMSLYMLLKGAIDKSLQAGRFDLFLRFLLGISLGSHQILLKDLLKYTERNGGAIYFVTTYITDKIIGDEQLSADKSINLFLCLLELNNQKLYKEIQGFVNSDKLSWTKLSLPHCSAIAYMLQMSDEVLDELNPMKFNTSDEGRRRLIPAVRNCSKALLSGCKLTDQCREYVATALQINSSLKELDLSNNVLKDSGGKLLFDALKSPNCQLKILRLSICHLTDQCCENLASALQSSKSCLKELDLSNNDLKDSGVKLLSDALKSPNCQLEKLRLSGCMVTKEGCSHLASALNSNLFLRELDLSYNHPGDSVLIARQTDPNCKLEQLCLDHGGENMIKAGLYKYFCDLTLDPNTAHNQLSLLEGNKKLLYNSNPMPYPNNPERFEHYQQVLCKESLSGRCYWEVEWSGEGDVAVSYKNCGCWFGGDEKSWILGCFGEKLVAQHNAVQIHIPPPAPPLNKVGVYVDEPAGILSFYSISDTNTLRHLHTFNTTFTEPLYAGFMLYNYSVSLCDVKQQDE
- the LOC131530593 gene encoding NACHT, LRR and PYD domains-containing protein 3-like isoform X1; the protein is MHIRDKICSIYLHGNNEVSGDLQDSYQAVDDAIKTTHKTRMKNKYERLFEGIKLQENQTLLNSIYTQLYIIEGEREGVNEEHEVLQMEKTARTQDTPIYCNDIFKLLPKPGCEEEDKIKTVLTKGIAGIGKTVSVQKFILDWAEGKANQDVDFMFVLPFRELNLIKDHQYSLHRLLLDFHPELQDLDSKIYEECKVVFIFDGLDESRISLMFSDDDKVSDINETSSVGVLMSNLIRGDLLPSALVWITSRPAAANEIPSKYINRLTTVQGFNDPQKEEYFRKRVSDEHQANRIISHIRKSRSLHIMCHIPVFCWVSSTVLQNLLKQNTNAKIPQTLTEMYIHFLLIQINMRNQKYEGSDPEKLLQSNREVIVKLAEVAYNQLMKGNVMFYEEDLIESGIDVTEASVYSGICSEIFKEESVIHQRKVYSLIHLSFQEFLAALYVFHCHINNKKEVLKSFYKSEQMSLYMLLKGAIDKSLQAGRFDLFLRFLLGISLGSHQILLKDLLKYTERNGGAIYFVTTYITDKIIGDEQLSADKSINLFLCLLELNNQKLYKEIQGFVNSDKLSWTKLSLPHCSAIAYMLQMSDEVLDELNPMKFNTSDEGRRRLIPAVRNCSKALLSGCKLTDQCREYVATALQINSSLKELDLSNNVLKDSGGKLLFDALKSPNCQLKILRLSICHLTDQCCENLASALQSSKSCLKELDLSNNDLKDSGVKLLSDALKSPNCQLEKLRLSGCMVTKEGCSHLASALNSNLFLRELDLSYNHPGDSVLIARQTDPNCKLEQLCLDHGGENMIKAGLYKYFCDLTLDPNTAHNQLSLLEGNKKLLYNSNPMPYPNNPERFEHYQQVLCKESLSGRCYWEVEWSGEGDVAVSYKNCGCWFGGDEKSWILGCFGEKLVAQHNAVQIHIPPPAPPLNKVGVYVDEPAGILSFYSISDTNTLRHLHTFNTTFTEPLYAGFMLYNYSVSLCDVKQQDE